Genomic DNA from Selenomonas sp. oral taxon 126:
ATAGATATTATTCCCCCCCCGCGGATTTTCCTGCCATAAATTAATTTTCTGTCAGGAAAATCCGCAGAGAATTACAACGCGATATTGCTTCGCGCGCCCCCTTGCAAACTTCTCCTTTACAGACCTTCCCCATCTACGGTATAATCATTATGTATGATTTTATATTTTCCGCATTTCATCGCATACAGGCATCATCATGGAGCTTCACCATCCGGATGCCTTTTTGTTTGTATGCCCAAAGGGGAGGGCGTACATCGGATGGATGCGGAGGGAAAGGGGTCACAGATATGAAAGATGAAATCTTTAGTGTGCTCCAGCGGGTTGGGCGCAGCTTCATGCTGCCCGTCGCGATTCTGCCGATTGCAGGTATCCTGCTCGGCATCGGCGCGTCGTTCACCAACCCCACGACGATTGAGACGTACGGTCTCGGCGGCGTGCTCGGCGCGGGCACGGCACTGCACTCGCTGCTCTCGATCATGGCGAGCGCGGGCAGCACGATCTTCGGCAATCTGCCGATCATCTTCGCGGTCGGCGTCGCGATCGGCATGGCAAAGGCAGAGAAGGAGGTCGCGGCACTCTCCGCGATGATCGCCTTCTTCGTCATGCACACGGCGTGCAACGCGATGCTGAAGCTCGGCGGACAGATCCTGCCGGACGGCTCGATTGCGCCGCACGTGCTCGAGGGCACGATTGCCGCCTCCTGCGGCATCATGTCGTTCCAGATGGGCGTCTTCGGCGGTATCATCGTCGGCATCGGCGTCGCATGGCTGCACAACAAGTATCACAAGATCGTCCTGCCAAATGCACTCTCCTTCTTCGGCGGTTCGCGCTTCGTTCCGATCATCTCGACGATTGTCTTTCTCTTCGTCGGGATCCTGATGTACTTCGTCTGGCCGCTCGCGCAGCAGGGCATCTTCGCGCTCGGCAGCCTCGTTACGGGCACGGGCTACATTGGCACGCTGATCTTCGGTATTATCAAGCGTGCGCTCATCCCCTTCGGCCTGCACCACGTCTTCTACCTGCCGTTCTGGCAGACGGGCGTCGGCGGCTCGATGATGATCGACGGCCAGCTCATCCAGGGCGGTCAGAACATCTTCTTCGCACAGCTCGCCTCGCCGAATGTCGCGCATTTCAGCGCGGATGCGACACGCTACTTCTCGGGCGAGTTCATCTTCATGATCTTCGGTCTGCCGGGCGCGGCGCTCGCGATGTATCACTGCGCGCGTCCCGAAAAGAAGAAGGTCGCAGGCGGACTCCTCCTCTCGGCGGCGCTCACCTGTATGCTCACGGGTATCACGGAGCCGATCGAGTTCTCCTTCCTCTTCGTCGCCCCCGCGCTCTTTGCCGTGCAGGTCGCACTTGCGGGCGCAGCATACATGATTGCGCATATGCTCAACATCGCCGTCGGACTCACGTTCTCGGGCGGTCTCCTCGACTTCTTCATCTTCGGTATTCTGCAGGGTGAGGCAAAGACGAGCTGGATGTACGTCATCCCCGTCGGCGTCATCTACTTCTTCCTCTACTACTTCATCTTCCGCTGGATGATTACGCACTTCAACTTCAAGACGCCGGGCCGCGAGGACGACGACGAGGAGACGAAGCTCTATACAAAGGCGGACTACAAGGCGCGCGAGGGCGCGGGCGGCGCATCGGGCGATGCGGGCTTTGACGCAAAGAGCGCGGCGATTGCACGCGGTCTCGGCAGCAAGCGCAACATCACCTCCGTTGACTGCTGCGCAACGCGTCTGCGCTGCTCCGTGACGGACTCCTCACTCGTCAACGAAAAGCTCCTCAAGGCGACGGGCGCAGTCGGTGTCATCGTCAAGGGCACGGGCGTACAGGTCATCTACGGGCCGCAGGTCGCTGTCATCAAGTCGAACCTCGAGACCTATCTCGAAACGGCGCCCGACGTTGAGCCGGAGGATGATGCACCTGCAGCAGCCCCCGCAGAGGAGAAGCCGGCAGACACGCCCGCAGCTGCTCCTGCAAACGCGGCAAAGCGCACGCTGAACAGCCCCGTGACGGGCACGGTACATCCCATCACGGAGGCACCCGATGAGGCGTTTGCGAGCAAGATGATGGGCGACGGCTTCTTCATCTACCCGAGCAAGGGCGAAGTTCTTGCACCCGACGACGGCGAGGTTGTCTTCGTCTTCGATACGAAGCACGCCATCGGCATGAAGAGTGCGGACGGCACGGAGTATCTGCTCCATATCGGCGTAGACACGGTCGCGCTTGGCGGCAAGGGCTTCACCGTCTTTGTCGAGTCGGGACAGCAGGTGAAAAAGGGCGACAAGCTCATGGAGTTCGACATCCCCTACATCCAGGAGAATGCGAAATCCGACGCCTGCCTCGTGATCTTCACAGGCCTGCCCGAGGGCACGAGCGTCGAGATGACCGCCGAGGGCGAAGTCACGGCACTCGATCCCGTTGCAAAAGTCTAACCAAAATTTCCCCTAACGCAAAGAACGCCGCTCCCACGACGGGAATGGCGTTCTTTTTGTGTCATGAATTTCTACCTAAGCGTTCGCGTGGAGTATGCACCGTATTACCATAAAATTCTTCACTTAATAAACCCAACCTGCTTGCAGATTTCTGCACACGCCTTTTCTTTGCGCTCGTTGAAGACGACCTTGTTCTCCTCGAAGAGATTGCGCCCGTGCGTGTCGATGGAGACGATGAGGGGGCCAAACTCCTTCACCTTGCACGTCCAAAGCGTCTCTGGCATCCCGAGGTCGAGCCAGTGCGCATCCACGATCTCCTCGACGCACGTGGCGGCGACAACGGCGCAGCCCGCAGGGAAGACGCAGTGCAGTGCCTTGTGGTCGCGGCAGCCGCGCATCGTGCCGTCCTTCATGCCGCCCTTGCCGATGATGAGCCGCACGCCCGTCTCTGCGATAAATGCCTCCTCGAATTTCTCCATGCGCATGCTCGTCGTGGGGCCGACCGTCACCATCTCGTATGCCCCCTCACCGTGCTTGCGGATGATCGGACCTGCGTGGAGAATCGCGCCGTCCTTCACGTCGACGGGGAGCTTTCGCCCCTCCTCGATCACGCGGCGGTGCGCCACATCGCGGCAGGTTGTGAGATAGCCTGTGAGGTAGATCACGTCGCCCACGTTGATATCTGCAATATCCTCGGGCTGAATCGGGGTCGTCAGCACTTTCTTTTTCATCAGAAATCCACCTCCGCATGCGAGAGAATCCTATAGTCAAGATTCTTGTCAAAGATGATGTGCCCGCGTCTGTGCGACCAGCAGCCGACGCTCACGGCAACACCGATCACAGACGGATGGCGTGCGCTATTCTCGATGTTGACGCCAAGTACGGAGTGCTTGCCCATCAGCCCCTGCGGGCCGAGTCCGATGGCATTGATGCCGTCCTCGAGCAGCTGCTCCATCTGTGCGGCGCGCGAGTTCGGATTGTGCGAGCCGATGGGGCGCATAAGCGCCTTCTTCGAGTGCAGTGCCGCCACCTCGACCGACGTGCCGACGCCGACACCGACGAGGAGCGGCGGGCAGGCGTTCAGCCCGTAGCTTGTCATGACATCAAGGACGAAGCGCGTGACGCCCTCGTAGCCCTCGCCCGGCATGAGCACCATCGCCTTGCCCGGCAGTGTGCAGCCGCCGCCCGCCATATAGGTATGGATCTCGATATCATCACGCTCCGGGACGATATCCCAGAACACGGACGGGATCTCCTTGCCGACATTCTTGCCCGTGTTGTACTCGTCGAACGTCTCCACGGCGTTGTGACGAAGCGGCGCGTCTGCCGTTGCCTGCACGACCGCCGCGTGCAGAACCTCCTCCATCTCGCCCATGTAGGGGAAATTCACCCCGCATTTCAAAAAGAACTGCGCCGCGCCCGTATCCTGGCAGCTCGGACGGTTCAACTTCATTGCAAGTTCCTGATTCTTCTCCATCGTCTCATAGATGGACTTCGCGAGCGGCGCATCCTCCTCTGCCGCCAACTCTCTGATCTTTGCCCGCACATCATCCGGCAGCCGCTTGCCCGTGTACGCCACAAATTTTGCAAGCACGTCGGTCATGCGCGCGATAGCTTCCACTTTCGTCATAATGACGCCCCCTTTACACAGCTCGAATTATACGCTATCCTTCACTATAAGTCGAATACGTATTTTTCTATCCAGCATATAACAAAAAAACTTATAACGAGGTGTGTTATGGAATTTCGTCATTTTCGCTATATCCTGAAAATCGCCGAGGAGGGCACGCTCTCGCGCGCAGCAAAGGCACTCTATGTCTCGCAGCCGTCGCTCTCACAGCTTCTCGCTGCGCAGGAAAAGAAGATCGGTGCGCCGCTCTTTGATCGCGGTACGCGGCTCACACCGACCGCCGTCGGCAGACGCTACCTTGAGATGGCACGCTCCATCATCGCGCTCGATGAATCCTTCCATCAGCAGGTGGACGACATTGTGCGCGGCGCGGCGGGCGATGTGACCGTCGGGCTCACTCAGTTCCGAAGCACACATCTCCTCGCGCCCATGCTCCCCGCCTTTCGCGCGAAATATCCAAAGATCACGCTCCACCTGCGCGAGGATACGACGGAGCGCCTCGAAGAGATGGCGGCGGCGGGAGAAATGGACTGCATGATCTCGCTGCTCCCCATCGACGAGCGCCGCTTCGACTATGACATACTCTTTGAGGAGCGCCTTCTGCTCGCGCTCCCGCCCGCACATCCCGTATGCACCGCACTCGGACTCGTCCCCGGCGACCGCACGTCTCTGCCAAGAGTGCCTCTCGCCGCACTGCGTGAGACGCCGTTCCTCCTGATGCACCGCGAGCAGAAGCTGCACGATATGCTCCTTACGCTCTGCGAGGACGAGGGCTTCGTCCCCGAGATCGCACTCGAAACACGCAGCATGAACACAGCGCACGCCCTTGCGGGTGCGGGGCTCGGCACTGCCGTCCTGCCTGAGACACTGATCGCCGCCGCACCGCCCGCGCATCCGCCCTGCTATGCTGCCATAGAGGGTGATCCCTGCCGCATGATCGTGCTCGCACGTGCGAAAAAGCGCTACCTCCCGCGCGCTGTCAGCATATTCCGCGAGGAACTCCGGACATTCTGCTCTGACATACAAAAAGAGCAGAAGCCGCTTTGACTTCTGCCCCGCTGTTGTCTATGAATGTACGAGATTATTTCACCACATCTCCGTGCCAATCCTTGATGCCGCCCATCTCGACGATGTTCGTATACCCCATATTGGCGAGTTTCTGGGCTGCCTGTTGGCTGCGCGCACCGCTGCGGCAGTAGACGAAGATGCGCTGCCCCTTATCCGGCAGTTCCTTCGGCGGCGTTGTATTGATGGACTCATTCGGCACATTGATTGCGTTCGGGATATGCCCGCCCGCGTATTCGCCCGCCGTCCGCACATCGACAATCAGATACCCTGACTCTGCCGTCATCATCTTTGCCGCTTCATCGGAACTTACACGCTGAAATGCCGTTCCCTGTTCCTTTGCATCGGACGCAGCGGCGGACTTCGGTGTGTCTGCCTGTTGCGCACTGCCGCATCCGCAGATCCCCAGTGTCAGTACACTCAGACAAAGAGCCATAACAAATTTACTCATACAAAACCTCACAATCAAAGAATTATTTCTCAATATCGCCGTGCCAATCCTGAATGCCGCCCATCTCGACGATGTTCTTGTATCCCATATGCGCGAGACGGTTTGCGACATTCATACTGCGAATCCCCTTGACGCAGTAGACAAAGATCGTCTGATTCCGATCAGGCAGCTCACGAGGCGCCTCCTCGCCGAACGCATCCATCGGGATGTTGATCGCATGAGGAATATGTCCCTCCGCAAACTCCTCCGGTGTGCGCACATCGAGGATCAGATAGTCCTGCTCCCGCTGCATGAGCACCTGCGCCTCATCGGCGGTAATACGGCGGTATTTCGCCTGCTCCTTTTGATCTTCATGCGCATCTCCATCACAGCCGGCGATGAAAAGAGCCATCGCAAAAAGCACAAGGACGGCCACAATCTTTCTCATAGATTTCCCCCCAAAACAAACCGCAGAAGCGGTGATCTATCGAAAGAGTATCATAATCGAACCGCCGATCGTCGGCAGAGCGACGATCCAGAAGCGCAGTACGGGCAGCGATGCGAGATGTGTCAGCTTCGCTCCAAAATATGAGCCAACCGAGAGTGCGACGAGTGTCTGTATAAAGAGCCACGGATCGAGCTGTCCATAGAGAACGTAACCGATGCCGCCGCTGATCGAGATCGGCACGATAATCATCATCGTCGTCCCGATTGCCTGGAGAAGTGGCACGCCAAAGACAACCATGAGCGCAATCTGAATATATGCCGCCGAGCCGATGCCGAATGCGCCTGATAAGACACCGCAGACGAAACCGACGGGCAGCCCATAGAGATAGAGCCGGCGCCCCGTGAGGAGCTCCTCGCGCACAGGAATCTGCCGTCCGAGCCACTCCGCCTGATAGATGCGCAGATAGAGGAGGCATGCGCTTGAGAGCAGCATCACGCCTGTAAAGAGGCTCAGATTCGGCGCCTCCATATGGTTCGAGAGCACGGCACCGATCAGCGCTCCGGCAAGCCCCCCCAAGCCAAGGACTGCACCCGTCAGCGGCACAACCTCGCGCTCGCGGTAGTGACTGACTGCACCCGAGAGCGTTGTAAACGCCATTGAGCCGAGCGCGACGGCGAGCGCCTGATGAATGGGAATGCCAAAGCCAACGACGAGCAGCGTGATGATGACACCGCTACCGCCTGCTCCGACAAAACCAATGATCCCCCCCATGAGGAGCATGGACAGAAAGAGCATAGCATTCTCCACCGGAGGCACAGCAAGCTGCGCCCCTATAATATAAAAGGAGCTGCACAGCAGCTCCCATTCATTGCGATGGTGACGCCTATGGGATTCGAACCCATGAACCCGCCGTGAGAGGGCGGTGTCTTAACCACTTGACGAAGGCGCCGATTTTGGTGACGCCTATGGGATTCGAACCCATGAACCCGCCGTGAGAGGGCGGTGTCTTAACCACTTGACGAAGGCGCCACATATGTCAACAGGAGGTACTATATCATAGAATTTACCAAAACGCAAGCAATTTTTTTGCAGCACTCAAAATACTGTTCTCTTTTATGCAGAAAGCTGTGCCAACGCCGCCTCGAGACGTGCAAGACCTGCCTCCCTGCCGAGGATGGCCAGGAGCTCGGTCGCACCGCCCGGCGTCACCGCCTGTCCTGCCGCTGCAATGCGCAGAACCCACATGACTGTGCCCTTCTTCCAGCCCTCGCGCTCGATGCACTCCTCAAGCAGGGCATAGAGGAGATCGTTCTCCCAACGCTCTGCGGGCAGCGCCGCGAGGATTTCGATGAGGACGGGCAGAAGTTCCCGTGCCGCCTCGGGTGTCACCTTGTTGCGCTTGTTCTCGTAGAGATGCACGTCGAACGGCGGCGTCTCGATGAGGAATTCGATTGCGGGGCGTACATCGCCGAGCTTCGTGACGCGCGTACGCAGGAGCGCGGCAATCGCCCCCCACTGCTCCTCGATATGCGCGGGCAGATCTCCCGCAAAGGGACGCGCTGCTGCGGCAAATTCCTCGTCCGTCATCGCCTTGAAGTACTCGCCGCTCATCCAGCCGAGCTTGTCATAGTCAAAGACGGCGGGCGACTTCGACAGCCCCTCGAGCGAGAATGACTCGACCAGCTCGTCCATCGAGAAGACTTCCTGATTCGTCGTCTTCGGACTCCATCCGAGGAGCGCGACATAGTTCACAATCGCCTCAGCGGGGTAGCCCATCTGCACGAGATCGTCAAAGCTCGTCGCACCGTGCCGCTTCGAGAGCTTGCTCGTCTTGCCCGTCGCATCGTCGCGTCCCATGACGGGCGCGAGGTGGACGAAGATGGGCGCCTCCCAGCCGAACGCCTCGTAGAGGAGGACGTGCTTCGGCGTCGAGGTGATGAACTCCGTGCCGCGAATGATATGCGACACCTTCATGAGGTGGTCGTCGATCACGTTTGCAAAATTATAGGTCGGCATGCCGTCGCGTTTCAGGAGTACCTGATCCTCGAGCTCCGTATTCGGAATCGTGACATTGCCGTGGAGCACGTCGTAGAACGTTGTCTCACCGACGAGCGGCATCTTCTGCCGAATGACATACTCCTCGCCGCGCGCGAGATGTTCCTCCACCTCGGCGGCACTGAGGTCACGACACGTACGCGGATAGCCGCCGAAGGACTTTTCTCCCTCGGTCTGTTCCGCCTCCTCCGTGTGGTGGCAGAAACAGCGGTAGGCATGACCGCTCTCCACGAGCTGCTCCGCATATTTCCTGTAGATCTCCATGCGCTCGCTCTGCACGTAGGGGCCGTAGTCCCCGCCGATGTCGTCGGGTCCCTCATCGGGCACGATGCCCGCCGCATCGAGCGTGCGACGGATGAAGTCCACCGCATCCGCCACATAGCGATTGCGATCCGTATCCTCGATGCGCAGGATGAACGTCCCATCATTTGCGCGTGCAAACAGATAGGCATAGAGCGCCGTGCGCAGATTGCCGATGTGCATATATCCCGTCGGACTCGGTGCAAAACGCGTGCGAATCTCCGTATTTGTCAACGTATTTCCTCCAAAATTCCCAAAATCAGCCGCGCAGATAGCTGCACAGTGCGCGGAACATGATGAGCGAGCTCATCGCGCCCGGATCCTCGATGCCGATACTGCGCGGTCCGATGAGTGCCGCACGCCCTCTTCGCGCCGCAATCGTCTTCGTGTACTCCGCACCTGCACGCCCCTCGTTGAGCGCGTCCTCAAGGCACTCACGCAGGCTCTTCCCNNNNNNNNNNNNNNNNNNNNNNNNNGGATCTGCCCATCCGCATTCTCCGATCGGAATGCGTCGCGGATCGGGATGAGCGTATCGAGCATCGTCTTGTCGCCGCGCTCGGCTCGTCCGCGCCGCTGGATCGCATCAATCCCCGCCGTAAAGAGCTTCTCGAAGCTGTGCACATCGAGCCGCGTATGCTCGTTCACCGCCTCGCTTGCACGCACGAATCCAATGCCGTACAGAGGACCTGCCGCACCGCCGACGTTCTCGATGAACGCACGTCCGATGTGGTAGAGCACATCCTTCACCGGCGCATCGGCGGGCAGTTCCGCCAGACGTTCCCGCGCCGCCGTGAATCCGCGCGCCATATTCAGACCATGATCCCCGTCCCCGGTCTTGGCATCCACCGCCGTCAGATAATCCTTCTGCGCCATAATTGCGGTGATGACCGCATTCACTGCATCACGAACATTTGCCATCTCATCGCACCATCTTTCCCGAAATTAGAGTTTTCCATATTCTCATATGCATCATTATAGCACGGGATTTCTCATAGGAAAAGAGTCTTCCAACATTTCGATGAAGTTTTCCGAAAAGACAGATTTCAAATTGTTGCAACAAATTGTTATTCCTGTATTTGTCAAGTCTTGCGACTCACTTTTTTTTATGCTATCATAATGGACAAGAAGGTGAGCCTTAGGTGTGCGTATGCCTTAGCAATGTCTAACCTACAGATCTTTCAGGGAATCCGAATTGATTCCGGTGAATGTGACACTCCTTTGGAGGACGCGGTAGTCGGACTTAGGGTACCCACCTGCTTTACGCAGGTATAGACATATAAGTCATACGGCATTTCAGACCCCTCTCTTGTGGTCAGAGTGGAACTGCCCCAGCGGCGGCTCTGTTCTGACCTTTTTTGTGTGCACCTCTTCCTTGGCAGGATTTTTTTGAAAAGAAACGAATAAATACAACTAGTATACGTTAGTTTGCGAGGGAGATCGAAATGCCGGATCTGGATAAAACGAACGAAGAATTAAACGCAGACACGCCCGCAAAGAGACGCGGCCGCCCGAAAAAGCGCGTGCAGGAGGAGGCGGAGGACACCGCCGCCAAAAAGCGCGGCCGTCCGAAGAAGGGCGAGACCGCTGCGGCGCATCCTGCGCCGCGCCGCGAGCGCC
This window encodes:
- a CDS encoding dihydroxyacetone kinase family protein, which translates into the protein GKSLRECLEDALNEGRAGAEYTKTIAARRGRAALIGPRSIGIEDPGAMSSLIMFRALCSYLRG
- the ttdA gene encoding L(+)-tartrate dehydratase subunit alpha, encoding MTKVEAIARMTDVLAKFVAYTGKRLPDDVRAKIRELAAEEDAPLAKSIYETMEKNQELAMKLNRPSCQDTGAAQFFLKCGVNFPYMGEMEEVLHAAVVQATADAPLRHNAVETFDEYNTGKNVGKEIPSVFWDIVPERDDIEIHTYMAGGGCTLPGKAMVLMPGEGYEGVTRFVLDVMTSYGLNACPPLLVGVGVGTSVEVAALHSKKALMRPIGSHNPNSRAAQMEQLLEDGINAIGLGPQGLMGKHSVLGVNIENSARHPSVIGVAVSVGCWSHRRGHIIFDKNLDYRILSHAEVDF
- the ttdB gene encoding L(+)-tartrate dehydratase subunit beta; the protein is MKKKVLTTPIQPEDIADINVGDVIYLTGYLTTCRDVAHRRVIEEGRKLPVDVKDGAILHAGPIIRKHGEGAYEMVTVGPTTSMRMEKFEEAFIAETGVRLIIGKGGMKDGTMRGCRDHKALHCVFPAGCAVVAATCVEEIVDAHWLDLGMPETLWTCKVKEFGPLIVSIDTHGRNLFEENKVVFNERKEKACAEICKQVGFIK
- a CDS encoding rhodanese-like domain-containing protein, translating into MRKIVAVLVLFAMALFIAGCDGDAHEDQKEQAKYRRITADEAQVLMQREQDYLILDVRTPEEFAEGHIPHAINIPMDAFGEEAPRELPDRNQTIFVYCVKGIRSMNVANRLAHMGYKNIVEMGGIQDWHGDIEK
- a CDS encoding PTS transporter subunit IIABC, with translation MKDEIFSVLQRVGRSFMLPVAILPIAGILLGIGASFTNPTTIETYGLGGVLGAGTALHSLLSIMASAGSTIFGNLPIIFAVGVAIGMAKAEKEVAALSAMIAFFVMHTACNAMLKLGGQILPDGSIAPHVLEGTIAASCGIMSFQMGVFGGIIVGIGVAWLHNKYHKIVLPNALSFFGGSRFVPIISTIVFLFVGILMYFVWPLAQQGIFALGSLVTGTGYIGTLIFGIIKRALIPFGLHHVFYLPFWQTGVGGSMMIDGQLIQGGQNIFFAQLASPNVAHFSADATRYFSGEFIFMIFGLPGAALAMYHCARPEKKKVAGGLLLSAALTCMLTGITEPIEFSFLFVAPALFAVQVALAGAAYMIAHMLNIAVGLTFSGGLLDFFIFGILQGEAKTSWMYVIPVGVIYFFLYYFIFRWMITHFNFKTPGREDDDEETKLYTKADYKAREGAGGASGDAGFDAKSAAIARGLGSKRNITSVDCCATRLRCSVTDSSLVNEKLLKATGAVGVIVKGTGVQVIYGPQVAVIKSNLETYLETAPDVEPEDDAPAAAPAEEKPADTPAAAPANAAKRTLNSPVTGTVHPITEAPDEAFASKMMGDGFFIYPSKGEVLAPDDGEVVFVFDTKHAIGMKSADGTEYLLHIGVDTVALGGKGFTVFVESGQQVKKGDKLMEFDIPYIQENAKSDACLVIFTGLPEGTSVEMTAEGEVTALDPVAKV
- a CDS encoding LysR family transcriptional regulator — translated: MEFRHFRYILKIAEEGTLSRAAKALYVSQPSLSQLLAAQEKKIGAPLFDRGTRLTPTAVGRRYLEMARSIIALDESFHQQVDDIVRGAAGDVTVGLTQFRSTHLLAPMLPAFRAKYPKITLHLREDTTERLEEMAAAGEMDCMISLLPIDERRFDYDILFEERLLLALPPAHPVCTALGLVPGDRTSLPRVPLAALRETPFLLMHREQKLHDMLLTLCEDEGFVPEIALETRSMNTAHALAGAGLGTAVLPETLIAAAPPAHPPCYAAIEGDPCRMIVLARAKKRYLPRAVSIFREELRTFCSDIQKEQKPL
- the dhaL gene encoding dihydroxyacetone kinase subunit DhaL — its product is MANVRDAVNAVITAIMAQKDYLTAVDAKTGDGDHGLNMARGFTAARERLAELPADAPVKDVLYHIGRAFIENVGGAAGPLYGIGFVRASEAVNEHTRLDVHSFEKLFTAGIDAIQRRGRAERGDKTMLDTLIPIRDAFRSENADGQI
- a CDS encoding sulfite exporter TauE/SafE family protein, which translates into the protein MLFLSMLLMGGIIGFVGAGGSGVIITLLVVGFGIPIHQALAVALGSMAFTTLSGAVSHYREREVVPLTGAVLGLGGLAGALIGAVLSNHMEAPNLSLFTGVMLLSSACLLYLRIYQAEWLGRQIPVREELLTGRRLYLYGLPVGFVCGVLSGAFGIGSAAYIQIALMVVFGVPLLQAIGTTMMIIVPISISGGIGYVLYGQLDPWLFIQTLVALSVGSYFGAKLTHLASLPVLRFWIVALPTIGGSIMILFR
- a CDS encoding rhodanese-like domain-containing protein, which produces MSKFVMALCLSVLTLGICGCGSAQQADTPKSAAASDAKEQGTAFQRVSSDEAAKMMTAESGYLIVDVRTAGEYAGGHIPNAINVPNESINTTPPKELPDKGQRIFVYCRSGARSQQAAQKLANMGYTNIVEMGGIKDWHGDVVK
- the gltX gene encoding glutamate--tRNA ligase, with translation MHIGNLRTALYAYLFARANDGTFILRIEDTDRNRYVADAVDFIRRTLDAAGIVPDEGPDDIGGDYGPYVQSERMEIYRKYAEQLVESGHAYRCFCHHTEEAEQTEGEKSFGGYPRTCRDLSAAEVEEHLARGEEYVIRQKMPLVGETTFYDVLHGNVTIPNTELEDQVLLKRDGMPTYNFANVIDDHLMKVSHIIRGTEFITSTPKHVLLYEAFGWEAPIFVHLAPVMGRDDATGKTSKLSKRHGATSFDDLVQMGYPAEAIVNYVALLGWSPKTTNQEVFSMDELVESFSLEGLSKSPAVFDYDKLGWMSGEYFKAMTDEEFAAAARPFAGDLPAHIEEQWGAIAALLRTRVTKLGDVRPAIEFLIETPPFDVHLYENKRNKVTPEAARELLPVLIEILAALPAERWENDLLYALLEECIEREGWKKGTVMWVLRIAAAGQAVTPGGATELLAILGREAGLARLEAALAQLSA